The following coding sequences lie in one Candidatus Omnitrophota bacterium genomic window:
- the tmk gene encoding dTMP kinase, which yields MPGYFITVEGIEGAGKTTIVKRLTNLLQEMGHPCVSCREPGGTEAAELIRNLLLDASIPLYPETELLLMEAARAQLMREIVLPSLEAGKIVLLDRHGDSTLAYQGFGRGLEADSILWLNRFAANRRSPDLTLLLDVDVRMGLARTRKRNSPSAASDRFESETIEFLERARQGFLSMARNEPERFCVVSTNVGEEEMWAQTERAVLDRLQNLGVVAKGL from the coding sequence ATGCCGGGTTATTTCATTACGGTCGAGGGAATCGAAGGCGCCGGGAAGACGACCATCGTCAAGCGGTTGACTAATCTCTTGCAAGAGATGGGGCATCCCTGCGTCAGCTGCCGGGAGCCGGGGGGAACGGAAGCGGCGGAATTGATCCGCAACCTTTTGCTTGACGCCTCGATTCCGCTCTATCCCGAAACGGAATTGCTGTTGATGGAAGCGGCGCGCGCCCAGCTGATGCGGGAAATCGTATTGCCCTCTCTGGAAGCGGGGAAGATCGTCTTGCTGGATCGGCATGGCGATTCCACGCTCGCCTATCAAGGATTCGGACGGGGTTTGGAAGCGGATTCCATTCTTTGGCTGAACCGGTTCGCGGCGAACAGGCGCTCTCCCGACTTGACGCTGCTTTTGGATGTCGATGTTCGCATGGGTTTGGCGCGGACCCGAAAACGCAATTCGCCCTCCGCCGCTTCCGACCGCTTCGAGTCGGAAACGATCGAATTCTTGGAACGGGCGCGCCAAGGTTTTTTAAGCATGGCGAGAAATGAGCCGGAACGGTTTTGCGTCGTTTCTACTAATGTAGGAGAGGAAGAGATGTGGGCGCAGACCGAGCGCGCCGTTTTGGATCGGCTTCAAAACTTGGGAGTCGTTGCAAAGGGCCTATAG
- a CDS encoding MBL fold metallo-hydrolase produces the protein MRNPSWKILSIGCLEMNLFWGEMAPVRESSCTSMLIEAGSRRIIVDPGLDSTDRFQTVLDRRSGYKPEDIDTVFLTHFHKNHRRSLWLFKSSVWLMSRAEIRWWMKREDAADEDKDFLARIVPFEEHTLPGLQMLATPGHTHGSASLMFETREGMVVAAGDAILTFDHFDAREPAAEAEDPKEARRSIDRIAKIADVVVPGHDNYFVI, from the coding sequence ATGAGAAATCCAAGTTGGAAGATATTGTCGATCGGTTGCCTGGAAATGAATCTTTTCTGGGGCGAGATGGCGCCGGTTCGGGAATCGTCGTGCACTTCGATGTTGATCGAAGCTGGTTCGCGGCGCATTATCGTAGATCCAGGATTGGATTCAACGGATCGTTTCCAGACCGTTCTGGACCGCCGGTCCGGGTATAAGCCGGAGGATATCGATACTGTTTTTCTCACGCATTTTCATAAAAATCACCGGCGTTCGCTTTGGCTGTTCAAATCTTCGGTTTGGCTGATGTCCCGCGCCGAAATCCGCTGGTGGATGAAGCGGGAGGATGCGGCGGATGAGGATAAAGATTTTCTCGCCCGCATCGTTCCTTTTGAAGAGCATACGCTTCCCGGCCTCCAAATGTTGGCGACGCCAGGCCATACGCACGGTTCGGCCTCGTTGATGTTCGAAACGCGGGAGGGGATGGTCGTCGCGGCGGGTGACGCCATTTTGACCTTCGACCATTTCGACGCCCGCGAACCGGCCGCTGAGGCGGAAGACCCCAAAGAAGCGCGCCGCTCCATCGACCGCATCGCCAAGATCGCCGACGTCGTCGTCCCCGGCCACGATAATTATTTCGTCATCTAA